In Melanotaenia boesemani isolate fMelBoe1 chromosome 5, fMelBoe1.pri, whole genome shotgun sequence, the DNA window AATTGTAAATGTGAACTTCATTTACAGGTAACGGATTGTCAAAGTATATCTGcgttttattaatgaaatggtataaatctgtttatatcTCATGGATAATTAACCGCCTGTAATAACtggaagttgtgtgtgtttatctttcaAACAGGATATTCATCTGttttatgaaatgtgttttataagtGTACTTTCTGTTTGAACTGGCATATGGGAAAATAAGTTTATTCTTACATCCACAGTTATTAAGCGTCTAGGCCTTTGTATGTAAATTAAGCTCAACCGCGCCAACATTCTACACTGCGATTGGCCTAACCACGCCAAACCCCGCCTTAGCCAGAGAATATTACAAGAAACTAAcagattttagtttagttttacagGAGAATGAgttaagaagaaagaaagagaagaagaagaaaagaatagGTACCTATTAAAACAGATCTGGACGAGAAACAAATCCATGGAATAAGTCTTAGAACGTTCAACTtcgttttgtcttttgttaGTGTTATTCGTTaatgtttttgatcatttttgctcAAAGCAACCAAACCCGTTGCTACGCAACCAAGATATACAACTTTTGTATCCAGCGCGAGAGATATTCTAACTTGTTGCATTTttgattgttttccttttgagaAGAACTTTGGAGAAGTCAGTCCAAAGTTCAGTTTATCAGAGCCAATCTCCGCCAGAAGCGTTCTGATCCATAACGCTCAATTGTGGACAATTCCAACAACAAGGTTCTGATTACGGTTCCAAGCCTCTGGAACCACACCAGCTAATTGCCACCGCTGTGCCAGTGGAGCATGGGAATCAACCCAGTTCGTCTTGGAAGCTGATCCAAACCATTGCGGACGGGCAATTTCTGCCGGGTACCAGACGACATCAGGGATACTTCCACCTTGACGCCGTACCCGAACCCCGCTTCTAGGCCCTACCGCCTGCTCCAAGTAAGACCGAACCGAGCCTCCAACTGGGTCTAGCTGGTGTCTTTGAAATGTTGAGATTTATTCACTCTCCACTCCAAAATTCATTTAGTCATTCCTTTAATTCAATTGACTATTCTAAATTGTCTTCCTAAATTCCCGTCTCCTTCGCTAGGTTCCGACTAGAATTAAAGGTTACTcattagttaatttattttcccatattcGAAACGGAGTAAGATACAGATATCAAGTTCTTTATAATccctgatttaatttgattgtcTTTTTAcctttgtttatttcattgtgctgCTTTCTTTCTACTGTCTTTTAAGGTTTACCCTCCCAGCACAACAGAAGGCCGGCAGTGTCTCTAAAGCGATGTTGATAATTTCATAATTTCTGACATTGATTTATCCTTgctgttaattgattattgATGGTATTAAATTGTTACATTTTGAAAGTTAGAATCGTTTCCGTGGTTAATTTTGGATGCAATCAAGGTCCCTTCAGACGTTGAATTCGTCACTTCAGATATGAGAGTTAGACtgaattaaaatcaattttattgcAATCCTGCTCACGGTTTTCTCTTCTGGACCATGGATTATTCAATTACTATACAGAAGAGTGGTGCCCCAATTCGAGGAAAATCACGGTCATAATTTTCATTGGTTTGATATTAATTTCTACCGCCGAGGTTTATATTAATATCGAGGCATTACGCTACACAATAAAGACATTCTATTATTCTATTTTACTCTATTCAGATCAGTAGCTGCTTCAGGATGGATATAACCTTCTGAAAAGTATCTGAGGGGGTCTGAATGTGTCAGAGcaaaattttcttcttttcttattgGTTAGTGGTTGTTTGGGGGAATTTCGCCCCCTAGTGAACATTTGCTGTAACTGCATGAcgttgtccaggtggtttgATCCACTTGACtgaagtgcagtgtgaaagcaaaccaaaccaatgGAAGATGCAAAGTTTTTAGGAATTCAAGTTATTGAACAGAGTCctccagactatcctggtgtggtTTTGTTCTCATctcctctgcagcagcagctctttcTAACAGCCCTCTAACACTGTCATGCTCCAACCTGAGCTTACCTGGACGTCTTTACTCTGACGTACAGCTTATTACCTGTACCAAGTACTTTGCTGCTGAAAGTAGAAGCTGTGATCACATGTTgtacatttccatttttaatatttggacAATATTTTGGAAACTTACTGACACTGAGAGCAACGTAACAACTCTTCTCCACTGAGCCGACCTGAAAGGAGCACTTGTATCTTCCAGAGTCGGAGAGTTTTAAAGAGGAAAGTTGGAGTGACAGATTTCCTTTATGGAGACCTTCAGAGATCAGAGACGTGCGTCCTTCAAACCTCTCCATTTGTTCTCCAGGAATGTCTTTTCCACCTTTACGAACGTGTACAACATCACTCTGCTGAGTCCATTTCACTGTGTTGTCTGTTGCATCCTGCTGGGGCTCGAGGTGACACTGTAGAACGATGCTGGAGCCGCAGAATGATACTACCGGCTCAGAGGagcaaaatatctcagtttcacctggagaaagaaaacaaatagttcaTAGAAATCAGACAAACCTCCGTCCAGCACTCCACAACACACTTAATAATCAGTCTTCAgtctttttgttctttgatttaaagaaaaataaaatgatcaaagaaaaaaaaactgaatatgtttaaatgtagtttacaATAGTGCTAAATTATGATGGAAAAGACTTTAGTCTG includes these proteins:
- the LOC121640186 gene encoding butyrophilin subfamily 2 member A2-like isoform X1, which gives rise to MFMLIFWTGCYSLLSVTRQVTGETEIFCSSEPVVSFCGSSIVLQCHLEPQQDATDNTVKWTQQSDVVHVRKGGKDIPGEQMERFEGRTSLISEGLHKGNLSLQLSSLKLSDSGRYKCSFQVGSVEKSCYVALSVRTNDLDLTKPLPHLIGRVIGVIIGAVFVLIAGLVYCKHLEVGQDRQEDDDQSETRRH
- the LOC121640186 gene encoding butyrophilin subfamily 2 member A2-like isoform X2 — translated: MFMLIFWTGCYSLLSVTRQVTGETEIFCSSEPVVSFCGSSIVLQCHLEPQQDATDNTVKWTQQSDVVHVRKGGKDIPGEQMERFEGRTSLISEGLHKGNLSLQLSSLKLSDSGRYKCSFQVGSVEKSCYVALSVRTNDLDLTKPLPHLIGRVIGVIIGAVFVLIAGLVYCKRRRNRHEAVLQRL